Proteins from a single region of Candidatus Delongbacteria bacterium:
- a CDS encoding T9SS type A sorting domain-containing protein yields MKKLSLLTLLTLAGASSSWAIYQFDVRIEDMGVIDCWNPATCAATEGSITIVNDNDEMDVRVIPATIIQGGIPEAYGFVCDADEQVDNCEGDDSFTITERRAHFEGPGFRYDLVRTQMIPYPCSIPFAARIIPTADDGCYEAPQILEWTWENYPEGLVEVTADFVVGAGETLFVEPGIQGNMGAGIKIIVQEGGDVDAQGTLEDGIVFNGQGWGGFDFEANSDATMRYVTVKNVASTDDGGAFNVASGAWVRIYDSIIAHNSTTGEGGAAYLQDGGIMSLNSCTVSDNMGATVGGVYVGGDFSQFECSMSILSFASPANTELVGTGFANVGFTNIYPQSTGFPEGMEVLSWNCDPGYVDAANFNYYPSFWSVDDPAVVNCIIDVSVNELENDPDGTPGDLGAIPFDQHEIMMPATILAVTDRPNDQGGFVLVEFLASPNDGSMLNPTTMYSVWIQYPGMSEDEWVSAGTVAAIANPEQHYFVQVPTLDDQFEGNENIHAFMIGTHSVHFPVPAASAVMTGFSLDNLAPPVLASTNVGTWEYDQFPAENDLITLSWSGSAANDFSHYVVLTSLSEDISTAEQYYQGPATSVVYSQPFGELQDGDHLYFWVSAVDEHANVGTPVLGGADYVGIADRLPRAYALSQNYPNPFNPSTTINFALPQAGQVKLSVYNMLGNVVATLVNGQKAAGNYSVKFDGSQLASGVYFYKLEAAGFSDLKKMILVK; encoded by the coding sequence ATGAAGAAACTCTCTCTGCTGACATTGTTGACCTTGGCTGGTGCTAGCTCCTCGTGGGCCATCTACCAGTTTGACGTGCGCATCGAAGACATGGGCGTCATCGACTGCTGGAACCCGGCCACCTGCGCGGCCACGGAAGGTTCCATCACCATCGTCAACGACAACGACGAGATGGACGTGCGGGTCATCCCCGCCACGATCATCCAGGGCGGCATTCCGGAAGCCTACGGCTTCGTCTGCGACGCCGACGAGCAAGTGGACAACTGCGAAGGCGACGACAGCTTCACCATCACCGAGCGTCGCGCCCACTTCGAAGGCCCCGGTTTCCGCTACGACCTCGTGCGGACCCAGATGATCCCCTACCCCTGCAGCATCCCCTTCGCCGCGCGGATCATTCCCACGGCCGACGACGGCTGCTACGAGGCGCCGCAGATTCTGGAGTGGACCTGGGAGAACTATCCCGAAGGTCTGGTGGAAGTGACCGCCGACTTCGTGGTTGGCGCCGGCGAGACCCTGTTCGTCGAGCCGGGCATCCAGGGCAACATGGGCGCGGGCATCAAGATCATCGTCCAGGAAGGCGGCGACGTGGACGCCCAGGGCACGCTGGAGGACGGCATCGTCTTCAACGGCCAGGGCTGGGGCGGCTTTGACTTCGAAGCCAACTCCGACGCCACCATGCGCTACGTCACCGTCAAGAACGTAGCCTCCACGGACGACGGCGGCGCCTTCAACGTCGCCAGCGGCGCCTGGGTGCGGATCTACGATTCCATCATCGCCCACAACAGCACCACGGGTGAGGGCGGCGCGGCCTACCTGCAGGACGGCGGCATTATGTCGCTGAACAGCTGCACGGTTTCCGACAACATGGGCGCCACCGTCGGCGGCGTCTACGTGGGCGGCGACTTCTCCCAGTTCGAGTGCAGCATGTCCATCCTGAGCTTCGCCTCCCCGGCCAACACGGAGCTGGTGGGCACGGGCTTCGCGAACGTCGGCTTCACGAACATCTATCCCCAGAGCACGGGTTTCCCCGAGGGCATGGAAGTGCTGAGCTGGAACTGCGATCCGGGCTACGTGGACGCGGCCAACTTCAACTACTACCCGTCCTTCTGGTCGGTTGACGATCCCGCCGTCGTGAACTGCATCATCGACGTCTCCGTCAACGAGCTCGAGAACGATCCCGACGGCACCCCGGGCGACCTGGGCGCCATCCCCTTCGATCAGCACGAGATCATGATGCCGGCGACTATCCTCGCCGTGACCGACCGTCCCAACGACCAGGGCGGCTTCGTGCTGGTGGAGTTCCTGGCCTCCCCGAACGACGGTTCCATGCTGAACCCGACCACCATGTACTCGGTCTGGATCCAGTACCCCGGCATGAGCGAGGACGAATGGGTGTCCGCCGGCACGGTGGCCGCCATCGCCAACCCCGAGCAGCACTACTTCGTGCAGGTCCCGACGCTGGACGACCAGTTCGAAGGCAACGAGAACATCCACGCCTTCATGATCGGCACCCACAGCGTGCACTTCCCGGTGCCCGCCGCCTCCGCCGTGATGACCGGCTTCTCCCTGGACAACCTGGCCCCGCCGGTCCTGGCCTCCACCAACGTGGGCACCTGGGAGTACGACCAGTTCCCGGCCGAGAACGACCTGATCACCCTGTCCTGGAGCGGCAGCGCGGCCAACGACTTCTCGCACTACGTGGTGCTGACCTCGCTGTCCGAGGACATCAGCACGGCAGAGCAGTACTATCAGGGCCCCGCCACCTCCGTGGTCTACAGCCAGCCCTTCGGCGAGCTGCAGGACGGCGACCACCTGTACTTCTGGGTGTCCGCCGTGGACGAGCACGCCAACGTCGGCACCCCGGTGCTGGGCGGCGCGGACTACGTGGGCATCGCGGACCGTCTGCCGCGCGCCTACGCCCTGTCCCAGAATTACCCGAACCCCTTCAACCCCTCCACCACGATCAACTTCGCCCTGCCGCAGGCCGGCCAGGTGAAGCTGTCCGTCTACAACATGCTGGGCAACGTGGTGGCCACGCTGGTCAACGGCCAGAAGGCCGCGGGCAATTACAGCGTGAAGTTCGACGGCAGCCAGTTGGCCTCGGGCGTCTACTTCTACAAGCTGGAAGCCGCGGGCTTCAGCGACCTGAAGAAGATGATCCTGGTCAAGTAA
- a CDS encoding T9SS type A sorting domain-containing protein, which yields MEPIPPPPVWTYNSFSHARLLLDSDEELDSMRSACLPEHRWAAALDSLPLTTLIRFDGPVYHAAQFSQAQVQGADTVYTVPWTTTSLPTGDQPQLIWVQGVARLKGVVDGSVTVLVSDSLFITGDLITSDTILEPCPGDPPPENSLFGTVPADSPRFIGLIGENNVILAASLENGFANGSDSPGAACGLPNPDPVITQCQQQRRDVVVTASILALGCCLESEFWQTTAFGAMVPSPVPQITECGGSANTHVRIWDASDGCEGLSSTYDRRGTFFFYGSLAQRAAGFLIRNPVGPWGQAMIGYQYRAFSYDPRLFTQAPPFWPAAHWQIPELDIQLETDSIAVCGEVTDPDAFVAGWNEQVGINLTVAENEWNLPANVQLVTWVNGVAMDSTALRVWDSEAWHPGLDLEPWRDSGARVWVEVRQGEWWNLPGSMAGSLDSLGVYSRWNVDGSECAWEWGGTGVGPSPQPAAFQLGEPWPNPFNPVCHVTLVLPASGAVTLEVFDLLGRRVALLQEGLLAAGAHEIPIDGSGWAAGLHLLRVTHAGGVEVRKLLLVK from the coding sequence GTGGAGCCAATCCCCCCTCCGCCCGTGTGGACCTACAACAGCTTCTCCCATGCCCGGCTGCTGCTGGACTCCGATGAGGAGTTGGACAGCATGCGCTCCGCCTGCCTGCCGGAACATCGCTGGGCGGCGGCGCTGGACAGCCTGCCCCTCACCACGCTGATCCGTTTCGACGGCCCGGTCTATCACGCGGCCCAGTTCAGCCAGGCCCAGGTACAGGGAGCGGACACGGTCTACACGGTGCCGTGGACGACCACCTCCTTGCCGACGGGCGACCAGCCCCAGCTCATCTGGGTGCAGGGCGTGGCCCGGCTCAAGGGCGTGGTGGACGGCTCCGTCACGGTGCTGGTCTCCGACAGCCTGTTCATCACCGGCGATCTGATCACTTCGGACACAATCCTCGAGCCTTGTCCCGGCGATCCGCCGCCGGAGAACAGCTTGTTCGGCACCGTGCCGGCAGACTCACCGCGCTTCATCGGTCTCATCGGCGAGAACAATGTGATCCTCGCCGCGAGCCTGGAAAATGGATTCGCCAATGGCTCGGATTCCCCCGGCGCCGCGTGTGGACTTCCCAATCCGGATCCCGTGATCACCCAATGCCAACAGCAGCGCCGCGACGTGGTGGTCACCGCCTCCATTCTGGCGCTGGGGTGCTGCCTGGAGAGCGAGTTCTGGCAGACCACCGCCTTTGGCGCCATGGTTCCTTCGCCTGTGCCACAGATCACCGAGTGCGGTGGAAGCGCCAATACTCACGTGCGCATCTGGGACGCAAGTGATGGGTGCGAGGGACTGTCCTCCACCTACGATCGTCGCGGCACGTTTTTCTTCTATGGCTCCCTGGCCCAACGGGCTGCCGGGTTCCTGATCCGCAACCCGGTCGGACCCTGGGGCCAGGCTATGATTGGATACCAGTACCGCGCTTTCAGCTATGACCCGCGCCTGTTCACCCAGGCCCCGCCCTTTTGGCCGGCGGCCCACTGGCAGATACCAGAGTTGGACATCCAGCTGGAAACGGACAGCATCGCGGTGTGTGGCGAAGTGACCGATCCGGACGCCTTCGTGGCCGGCTGGAACGAGCAGGTTGGCATCAACCTGACGGTTGCGGAGAACGAGTGGAATCTGCCGGCCAACGTCCAACTGGTCACCTGGGTGAACGGTGTGGCCATGGACAGCACCGCCCTGCGCGTGTGGGACAGCGAAGCCTGGCATCCCGGCCTGGACCTGGAGCCCTGGCGGGATTCCGGCGCCCGGGTGTGGGTGGAAGTGCGCCAGGGCGAATGGTGGAACCTGCCCGGGTCCATGGCAGGCAGCCTGGACTCCCTTGGCGTGTACTCCCGCTGGAATGTCGACGGTTCGGAGTGCGCCTGGGAGTGGGGCGGCACGGGCGTGGGGCCTTCTCCTCAACCCGCCGCCTTCCAGCTGGGCGAGCCCTGGCCCAACCCCTTCAACCCCGTGTGTCACGTGACGCTGGTGCTGCCCGCGTCCGGCGCCGTGACACTGGAGGTCTTCGACCTACTGGGCCGGCGCGTGGCCCTGCTGCAGGAGGGCCTGCTGGCCGCGGGCGCCCATGAGATTCCCATCGACGGGAGCGGCTGGGCGGCGGGCCTGCATCTGCTGCGGGTCACGCATGCGGGTGGCGTGGAAGTGCGCAAGCTGCTGTTGGTGAAGTGA
- a CDS encoding T9SS type A sorting domain-containing protein, which produces MCRTLLPAVALLLLALDVPVIHAQQVDLTGFGYLSNGQISPLGNPVNFASGQVWSGRVHVNGAAGRSPSGYPLFTGPFSQTEPAVNNMSEGEYDEVFQGGWCIPHAPLEWDFEDELELIRQVCPPEHRWTALLDSLPLTTLIRFDGPVYHAAQYSPTQVQGVDTTYTVPWTTLPLPGGDQPQLIWVQGVARVKGVVEGQVTLLASDSLFIMGDVITADVLLETYPPFPPTAEALHGMVPEGSFNRIGLIGEQNVFIAATLENGFANGINTPSVTCGLPNHPVVEQGWQGRMDVIISAAVLAGCSFGTEYWKTTAYNADPPAPFPQAACGDSAYTHVQLWDNLPGGTWPDCPNASPSEDRRGTLWFCGSLAVQRAGYNIVNPPGSMGNVTVGYQYRRQSHDSNFLLSPPPYWPATRWLPERWAVVEPTAEAPPCGVVTDPAALAQAWAWGAPALQIRSSQPEAETPLHGQVRAWVNHEPQALSRFTLAGDSVLVWVPNFSLSPWTAGPARVWFEVETGDFWGEDQSLEVQAIWNADGTDCAWFWDETALPPVPAHPAAFQLGEPWPNPFNPVCHVTLALPAPGAVTLEVFDLLGRRVALLQDGPLAAGAHDFSIDGSGWAAGLHLLRVTHAGGVEMRKLLLVK; this is translated from the coding sequence ATGTGCCGTACTCTTCTCCCAGCTGTCGCCTTGCTGCTGCTGGCTCTCGATGTCCCGGTGATCCACGCCCAACAAGTGGACCTGACCGGATTCGGCTACCTCTCAAATGGCCAGATCAGCCCGCTGGGGAATCCGGTGAACTTTGCCTCCGGGCAGGTTTGGAGCGGAAGGGTGCATGTGAACGGCGCTGCGGGTCGCTCCCCGTCGGGTTATCCCCTGTTCACGGGGCCCTTTTCCCAGACGGAGCCTGCCGTCAACAACATGAGTGAAGGTGAGTATGACGAGGTGTTCCAAGGGGGATGGTGCATTCCCCATGCCCCGCTGGAATGGGACTTCGAGGACGAGCTGGAGTTGATCCGCCAGGTCTGCCCGCCGGAGCACCGCTGGACGGCGCTGCTGGACAGCCTGCCCCTCACCACGCTGATCCGCTTCGACGGCCCGGTCTACCACGCGGCCCAGTACAGCCCGACTCAGGTCCAAGGAGTTGACACGACCTACACCGTGCCGTGGACCACCCTGCCCTTGCCTGGCGGCGACCAGCCCCAGCTCATCTGGGTGCAGGGCGTGGCCCGGGTGAAGGGCGTGGTGGAGGGCCAGGTGACCCTGCTGGCCTCGGACAGCCTTTTCATCATGGGGGACGTGATCACCGCGGATGTCCTGCTCGAGACCTATCCGCCCTTCCCGCCCACCGCGGAGGCCTTGCATGGCATGGTGCCGGAGGGTTCGTTCAACCGCATCGGGCTCATCGGCGAGCAGAATGTGTTCATTGCCGCCACCCTGGAGAACGGCTTCGCCAACGGAATCAACACCCCGAGTGTCACCTGCGGCCTGCCCAATCACCCGGTGGTGGAGCAGGGCTGGCAGGGACGGATGGACGTGATCATCAGCGCCGCCGTGCTGGCGGGCTGCAGCTTCGGCACCGAGTACTGGAAGACCACCGCTTACAACGCCGATCCCCCGGCCCCCTTTCCGCAGGCGGCATGCGGCGACTCGGCGTACACCCACGTGCAGTTGTGGGACAATCTGCCCGGCGGCACGTGGCCGGATTGTCCCAATGCCTCCCCGAGCGAGGATCGACGAGGCACCCTTTGGTTCTGCGGTTCCCTGGCCGTGCAGCGGGCGGGCTACAACATTGTCAACCCTCCCGGCTCCATGGGCAACGTCACGGTGGGCTACCAATACCGCCGCCAGTCGCACGACTCCAACTTCCTGCTCAGCCCGCCGCCCTACTGGCCCGCCACTCGCTGGCTGCCGGAGCGCTGGGCCGTGGTGGAACCTACCGCGGAGGCCCCGCCCTGCGGCGTGGTGACGGACCCCGCCGCGCTGGCTCAGGCCTGGGCCTGGGGCGCGCCGGCGCTGCAAATTCGCAGCAGCCAGCCGGAGGCGGAAACCCCGCTGCACGGCCAAGTGCGCGCCTGGGTGAACCACGAACCCCAGGCCCTCTCCCGGTTCACCCTGGCGGGGGACTCCGTTCTGGTGTGGGTCCCCAATTTCAGTCTCTCCCCTTGGACAGCCGGCCCGGCGCGGGTCTGGTTCGAGGTGGAGACCGGCGATTTCTGGGGCGAGGACCAGTCGCTGGAAGTGCAGGCGATTTGGAATGCGGACGGCACTGACTGCGCCTGGTTCTGGGACGAAACCGCCCTGCCCCCGGTGCCCGCGCATCCCGCCGCCTTCCAGCTGGGCGAGCCCTGGCCCAACCCCTTCAACCCCGTGTGTCACGTGACGCTGGCGCTGCCCGCACCCGGCGCCGTGACGCTGGAGGTCTTCGACCTGCTGGGCCGCCGCGTGGCCCTGCTGCAGGACGGCCCACTGGCCGCAGGCGCCCATGATTTTTCCATCGACGGGAGCGGCTGGGCGGCAGGCCTGCATCTGCTGCGGGTCACGCACGCGGGTGGCGTGGAGATGAGGAAGCTGCTGCTGGTCAAGTGA